TTCTTTATGATCTCCAGCTCCTGAGCCATTGCAGGATTTGATTTCAGGTTTTGCTCTACATTTTTTCTTTCAACCGGATTCAGATCATTTTCAAAATAGGCGATCAGAAGTTCTGATTCTTTAGAGTCAGTTTTTTTCAAACTGTTCTTATCAGCAAAAACCATTGTTTCCGGTTCAAGTGTAGCATGTGATAAAAGTTCAAACTCCTCTTTCAAATCAGGATGTTGATCAAGAAAAGCACGCAACTCTTCCGTCTGAATTTTATTCAGCTTACCATCATAAAAATCGATGATATAGAGTTCGTAATTATTTCTTGTGATCATTTTCAAATTACTCTTTCGGGAGAACCGATATATTGTTTTAAGAACAAACGCGCGCGATAAATATAAACTTTCACTTGCGACTCATTCAGGTCAGTGATCTTTCCTATTTCTTCATAGCTGTAACCCTCATAATCGCGCAATGTTATTACAGCTTTCTGAATTTCCGGAAGCAGATTCAAAGCATTATTCAAAACTTTTTTGATGTCTGAATACTGTTCTGAGTGAAAAAGACTTTCTTCATTTACTTCTGTATAATCCGACACATGTTTTTTCTTTCTGATCCTGTCGATCATAGTATGATAACCGGTAGTAAACAAATAACTCTTCGCTTTACTTCCTTCCACCTTTTCATGATTCCGCCACATTTTTTCAAATGCATCCTGCACTACATCCCGGGCCTCTTCCTCATCCCGCATATTTTTCAGGATAAAGCGGAATAGTCCATCGGCATGTGTATCTACACATTGATTGTATTCAGCGGGTGTCATTCGTTGTGGTAAATGGTAGTCGTGTTCAGTTATGGGACGGTGTCATCATTCCAAAGTTACAGCAAAATGAAAATATATGGCTTCAAAAAATCAAGTTATCTAATACTTTGATTTTCAAAGCTTATTGCGTTCATTTCACAACCATAAAGCTAAACGTTAATACTTCTTTTTCGGAAATTAGTCTGCCATAATACTTACCGGAAGGAGTTGAATTCGGTAGACTTATTTCATTTGTTGCGTCATCTCCTGAAATATTTGCACTTGAAATTCTTTGTCCCTGCGAATTAAAGATCTCAATTAAAGAGGAATTGAAATTATCAGGAATAGAAAATCTAAATTTATCTTTTACAGGATTTGGATAAATTACTAACTTACTACTTCCCTCTTCGCTTACTCCAACGCTAGTGCACATGTCTAATGCACCTAATGATGATATGCTATTTGAAAAACTCATAAAAGACAAACTGTTAATAGTTGAGTAGGGCAAAATAGCAAATGTGTCTGAAAAAGTTGAATAATTGGGGCTGTTAAAATTTACTGAATCCTGAATTGTATTGCAAAACCCTTCTCCTAATGAATCAACTTTAATGAGAAATGGCGAATCTCCTCCTGATACAAAACCACCTTTACCAAATAAAGTTAATGATCGATCATTTGATTCAAATGCATAATATATATGCGCAAAAGGACCTACTGGACTGGAAGCATAACTCTTCGCAAACTTTGGAATCCCCATTGAATCAGTATTCAAAAGAAAACCATAACCAAGATCAGACCCACCTACAATCAATAAATCGTGATTTGCTCTTTCAATTACATATTGAGATACAGGCGAAAGGTTTCGCTCATAAATACGATACCAAAGTAATGAACCACCATTATCAATTTTGGCC
The nucleotide sequence above comes from Bacteroidota bacterium. Encoded proteins:
- a CDS encoding T9SS type A sorting domain-containing protein gives rise to the protein MNITVLADGNYLIQGHDLQRSTSFYMAKIDNGGSLLWYRIYERNLSPVSQYVIERANHDLLIVGGSDLGYGFLLNTDSMGIPKFAKSYASSPVGPFAHIYYAFESNDRSLTLFGKGGFVSGGDSPFLIKVDSLGEGFCNTIQDSVNFNSPNYSTFSDTFAILPYSTINSLSFMSFSNSISSLGALDMCTSVGVSEEGSSKLVIYPNPVKDKFRFSIPDNFNSSLIEIFNSQGQRISSANISGDDATNEISLPNSTPSGKYYGRLISEKEVLTFSFMVVK
- a CDS encoding RNA polymerase sigma factor, with the protein product MTPAEYNQCVDTHADGLFRFILKNMRDEEEARDVVQDAFEKMWRNHEKVEGSKAKSYLFTTGYHTMIDRIRKKKHVSDYTEVNEESLFHSEQYSDIKKVLNNALNLLPEIQKAVITLRDYEGYSYEEIGKITDLNESQVKVYIYRARLFLKQYIGSPERVI